Below is a window of Colletes latitarsis isolate SP2378_abdomen chromosome 5, iyColLati1, whole genome shotgun sequence DNA.
TAAAATGTTGGTgtatacgtatacagggtgttcagtcacccctgggaaaaattttaatgggggattctagaggccaaaataagacgaaaatcaaagatgaaggcttcgttaaacagttatcaacgtttaaagttccgatcgtactgaatttttttctcgaaactgagtaggaattcgggggtatgtctgttgaccaaaaatgcttgcaattgacccccgcaactgaaaataatttttccaaaacgatttgaaattttttaattttgtcgaaaaatttcacatcttttcgaatttttttcttgaaaatgcgtaggatttcgggggtatgtgtaatgaccaaaaattattgtaatcgactcctacaaccgaaaataatttttttaaaacaatttgaaaaaattttttttcgtcgaaaaatttaggcacattctcgaatttttttcttgaaaatgcgtaggatttcgagggtatgtctaatgaccaaaaatgattgtaattgacccccgcaaccgaaaataatttttccagaacgatttgaaatgtttgaatttaattgttaataactgtttaacgaagcctccatcaacaaattggtattcttgattttcgtcttattttgaatcctctagaaacctctgttaaaatttttcccaggggtggccgaacaccctgtatgtatagtaCAAAATCTAGATAGAAATGAGTTAATCACATAAATTGCATACTGTGAAGAACAACAACAGGAAGACTTTATCCGACTTCTGACTCACGAAGTGCAAGAAAAATCTTCTCCTTTGTTGGATCGACTGGCGGTAACATTCCGAAAATGAAAAGCATTTAGTCCGTGGACTCGAAGCGTTTCACTATTAAACTAGCTTTCATAAATTGCACGAACGCTTAAGCGTAGCCCAAAGTGCGTTTGCCAAGCTCTTCCTTCGTTGACATTCGGGTAACAAAAATATAAcaccttgttttttttttactctGATCAATGTCTCTAATAATTCTTTGGCATTCTCTCGCATCACTGTCACTCGGTGTACGCATTGCGTGATTCAACAATtataaatttcaataattacACAATCAGAGTCATTACGTAAAGGCAGAATTGGAcattagaaataaattttcacCACAAACGCACTGAGGGAGGGTAACTACCCACAAAAATTGAGGTATGTCGTTCGGCTCTTGTCATAttaatgaaacatttaattgtCATGTAATTAAGTGTTCATTAACTGTTAATGACGCGCGCgcgtatgtgtatatatatgtgCGTGTCTGCGAGTGTAAATATATAACATATGTATCTGTATAAAATATGCACatgtataatattaaatatcatTCGATTATTCGTATAAGTATAAGTATCCTCTGAACGCGTTTCGTAATCGCGTAGCAATATGATAGTCGTAATCAATATCAGAAGACTTGCGTGCTTACGGGTTAAACTTTCTCTCACTGTTGAATCGAGAAATGGTCACGTAAAAAATAACGGCACTAACGCGATGTAATTTATAAGGGGTTTTCTCGATTCTCGCTTAAGGTAACGAAAGCACCTTGGCAGCGCTCGGTTTTCTTTCTCTTCGtgattttattttgattttatatCGTGGATTGCAACGTTGATCTACAGCATGCACCAATAGTGAAATTTTCCTTCCAAGAATATTCTTTCATTTAACGTTAGGGATTAAagagaactttttttttttttattcgtttataAGGTTCTACCAGGAACCCTTATATGTATATCACCAAAATACGCTAACGTCCAACAACTCGACTCGACTTCACTTATATCTCGAGCACCACAGGAGTCATTCGTTTCTATCTTACACGTAccgattatattaattatacctTAGAATGTCACAGTACTTATATTCAAGGAATTGGTTActtattttccagaaaaaaaaaaaaaaaaaaaagggttaCTTTCAAGGAATGTCTTCAAGCGTTCTAACGTCGAACGTTTCGAATATAAAGGagcatattaaaaaaaaaaaaggagaagaGAAGTAGGGAAACAACTTACTTTAAAAAGTTAAAGAAAATGGATAGAGAGAAAGAAGAGCGCAAAATTATGATATTATAATCAACTTACGTGCTATAGACTTGCAACAGAGGAGGGAAGGAGATCTAGGAGAGTCTGGCTTACCGGGATGTGACAGGGGAGATCCAACGAGAAGGACATTCACGAGACTCTCCAAACGTTTTCCGAACAACGTATTCTCCAATTGTTATCGATATTCACACTCTCTGATGTCTTCTTGGAATGCATACAACCTTCCGTTTACCCTCACACGGAGTCCGATCTATGGCAAAGCCGTGTTCGCAGCTTCTCCAACCGGTAAACCTAACCTCCTCGGAGATTGCTCCCCAAAATGGCGCGGCAGGAATTTCTTATAATTGATAAAGCTACTAAACTGTGCAACCGGCATCCGAGGTTGGCACGTAGGGGCTCTCTTGTCGGTAGAAATCACCCTCGTACTCTTCCACCTTCACCGGGTACTCTGTGACACAATTTTGAGGCTGATTCAACGCTGGCGGAGGTTGTACAAAGTTTTCCTGGTAACTAGGCAGATGCACGGGTTCCGCGAACTGTTGGTAAGAGTTATCCGAACCGCCCTGTTTCAGGCATGTCGGTCCATGGAGGCTCAGCATGTCCACCAGCCTGCGCCTCTGCGTCTCTAGCTCTTGGATTTGCGACTTTAAGTCGTGATTCTGCGTCTCGAGGATCTCTGACTCCTGTACCAGGATCACTGTCTTCTCGCGCTTCTTCAGTCGGCACTTGGTCGCAGCGATTTTGTTCCTCTCGCGCCGCCTTCGACGCCTTTCCTCATCCTCCGGTGTCAGCTGGAAGGGTTTCACGGCGTTTACTAAACTAATCTTGCTTTAGCGAGGCGTTAATCACCATGGAGACGTTATTCGTGAAAGGACATTTGGAGATACAAATGTAGGAAAGTGAATTATGACGATATCAAATGGAACATAGGTAGAAATTCATTAGTCGAAACATAGTCGAGTAAGCGCATGTTCCACAATCCATTTTTGGCTTATTTCTTCGTAAGTTATAGCACGAATTACGTCTCATCGTGTGTATCTATACAAATAACGATACTTAGGTGTTTTCTAACATTCTGCGCGTTATGGAATTACTTCTTCCCCATAGTATTTGTCACAATAGCTTTTGCGTTTAAATTAAAAGAAGAGATTCTATCGTAATAACTTCCCTACTAGTTGATAGTGTAACGTATGCTAGTGCTTGACTATAATATAACAGTCAAAGACAGAAGGAATATCCGGCCGGAAATCAAGGAGGACTCGGTGGCTCGAGAACCCTTGAAATCGATGGAAACGCCGACTTACAGCGCAATCGCCCGACGTCACGACTGTTTTATCGTTTTAACGAGAACAGTATGTGAGGATTTCTTACTCCACCgcggttgttgttgttgctcccCTCGTCCTCCTCCTCGTCGTCCGCGCTACCGTCCTCCTTTTTCGTTCTCTTCTTAGAGTCATCCCCGCTTCCGTTAGCCCGCCTTTTCGTTTGTAACGTCAACTTCAATCCTGCAAATTATTATATGTGATAGCAGGGATTACAAACGACGAACCGATTAGGATATACTCACAAAAGTGTTTTGCACGTGtggaaaattgaatttattttattaagaaaATGGCAGTTTAGAAATACGGTATTGcgagttattattaattttcattttttcaacatacagggtgtttcataACGAATGCATTGGACAAATCTTTATAATGTTTGAAGCAAACTAAGTAGTGGACAGTCTTCTAATAGTGAACTGATTCAATCTACTATTACTAAATCAAGCTATTGTACGTTTACCATGTTTTGTCCCTGTTGACTGTCAGTAAAAATTGCTTTGATGCCCTCTACCACACCAAGAGGAAGAAACGATACAGTTCCATCTAAAAAAAAAGTCAAGATGACTTTGattctttttaaataataacaaaCGTCTTTAAAATTCTTAAACTGATTAGTCAAATTTTCGCATATTGTTCATACCGTAACATCTTGTATACGTCTCATAGATTGACAAATGGTACGTAAACATGTCGCACAAGTAATTGTAGTACGGTATATATATTTCATTTTCGTCACGAAACACCCTCTATATTTTATATCTACAGATTCCTCGTGTTACAATTGAAAGATGTCGAGGTGCAACGTGTGTACAAAGTTCCGAAAAGAGCGCGAAAGCAATTTAATGTACAAAATCGCCTTTACGAGCACCATGACTATACAATCGCACTATAGCGGGGCTTTGGAAACCAGAATTAGGTATTAAGACGCTGACAAGACCGAGCCAGCCTTGGAATCGCGAATATAGAAAGACGAAACAAAAGAAACCATGGAGACGCGACCCGGTAGAATTATCAAGGCCACCACCGGATGGGTACCTTCTTTAATGAGTTGACTACAGGTGTGCTGAACACTCGGTGGGCTCGGCTCACCGCTGCTAGTCGAATCCGCACGATCCCTGCTCTTCTCGTTCGTGTAACCCTCGAAGGGATTGGTCATGGCGATTAGGGAGTTTACGATTTCCGGTGTCCTTGGCGTGACCTCGGCCGCCGCGACACCGAGAAGACCCGCGGCAGCCATTGGACTAGGATTCACGTTCACATTCAGGTTGTACATGGTCGGTTATTACCATTTAACCTGGAACAAGAACAGCGAACGTCCATGAGCGTGGTCCAGTTTCCATTAaattatttctaaataaaatgATTATAGTCTACCCATGTATCAACAAAATTAGTAGACACCCCTCGTTAACAAGCAAGACCTCTATGATTATATGGAATATAAGTATGCAAATCAACACTTTTTCATCCGTTCCCTCTATTGCGTATTCCTTTTCCTGGGGAACGAGAAATTTATTGATACAACCTTGATACGTCGGCTATCGAGCTTGGATGCACGTGAGAACAAAAGAGGAATTCAGGCGGTACTCTGATAACGAAACCGGAAGCCGGAGATCGTTATCGATGCTACGGAGTGTAACTGGCCTTCGTGGATCGTCAAAGATTCTGGCGTATTACATATGGTACCACGCGTGGTTCAACGACATTTACGGTAACAAAATAGTTCGATAATAGcaaaggaaataaaaaaaatttattcatgAGTGGTACTCGTCGTTTACCAATCGCAAAATTCCGGTTCGCGCGGTCGCGAGGAACGTCTTCCTCGACGGCATATAGGTCAGTGGGAATATGCCTTTGGCAGAAAGGCCCTCGCCTGTAGTCTGTGACCGCGGTTCAGATCCGGTCCGAGGAAgtccattcttttttttttttcttttcttgttGGAAAGTGTAACCGGGCCCCACGAAAACACGAAGAAACACGGACGAGATCCGCGGCAGGCGAAAGAGTCAGCGGAGGAGGAACCATAGAAGGCTACGGAGGAGGAGTTGCAAGGGCATTAGGCTCCGAATACGGAACGATAAAATTCTTACGAAACGTGGCTCTCACGTGCACACGTACACGCGCACGCGCACACTAGCGTATCGAGAATTGGCGGTCTCGGTAAAAAACGAACgagcgagagagaaagagggatGTCCTCCCGAGAAGGTTGGGCAACTCAGCGACGAGGCACAGCCGAAGAATTCGATGCCCGAAAACAAACCGGCCGGCTCTAGCCTGCTGGAGGACGCACGGTTTCTTTTTAGAGGACACGCTGGGGCAGACACGCGTGCGCGTTTCGTGCACCTCGCATGTATTTTTGACGAGAATTGACAAGCTTTTAGCGCCCGTCCCACCATCGTTCAGGATTTTTGCGCGACTCGCGATCGTTCATTTATTTACGCGATCCTTGTTCGTCGATCACATTCGTGCAAGACACCCGTCAACAGCGAAACGCTACTGGAACAAACTTCAGTTTCTTTATCTCCTCTTTTCGCGATACAAACGATCGTGGATATCACGGATAGATAATCTTGCGAACTACGTACAATAAACATATCTTCGCGACATTCGGTTTTCTTGGTACACGTATTGCCTAACACTCGAACTTCATTATCGAAACAAAACAAATACAAACGAAGATAAGAAAGAGATAATTAATCATTCAACCGCGGTGGAAACATCTTCTTTCTGGAACCGACAGAAGAAGTTCCAAACGAGAAGCCTACACGAATCCTTGGATGATTTTTGACGATTTGATCGATCGTCGCAATTATTTTTGAAGAACAATCAAATATAAAAACCCTATATAATCTTCCAAACAAATTCTTCTTCCTTCTACTCTCCTGCTATTGTCTCTCGTGTACTTATTCCCATTAATTAAACGGAAAGACGACAGAGAGGATGGATAGCGAGAAATCTAATGAATTGAGGTCATGAAGCGGAAGGAGGAAGAGCGTTTAGATTTTGAAATTGCGCTACAAAAATAGCCACGCGAACATCGCGAAACAAAGCGACGAATCCTCGAGCaatattaattcttttattttgtgGATATCATACGCTTCTGCTAATATCTAGATCTTCCACAAGAGCGATACTTTACGAGTTCTTTTAACCCTCCAAACTTCTGAAGAATGTTTGTCACAGGACTTGgaaaaataataacaataaagcTGATATGGTGCAATGCACGGTACAAATATTCTCGCTTAATCGGTCGCTTATGTAAAGCCGTAGGGGCGATGCAACAgattgaaataataatcgagGATTCGGGTTTGTTTGAATGGGAACAGGTGTCCGATCGAAGCCGTCGCCGCTGCACGCTGTTAAACGTATAAATAGAAACCGTTTGATTTTGATGTATGCCACGAACGCTTCGGTATTCGGCTGATCTCCCGTTCAAAGATTCTCAAACCAAAAACTTTCGAACTGTACCCGAATTATTTCGGTAAAATGGCATTAGGATGACCCGATCGATCTTACCCTTACTTCTCTTAAAGTCTATTATTCGTTTCTTCGAGCAAACCTACAGACTCACGCTATCCGTGTCTCAGATACAG
It encodes the following:
- the Atf3 gene encoding activating transcription factor 3 isoform X1, translating into MYNLNVNVNPSPMAAAGLLGVAAAEVTPRTPEIVNSLIAMTNPFEGYTNEKSRDRADSTSSGEPSPPSVQHTCSQLIKEGLKLTLQTKRRANGSGDDSKKRTKKEDGSADDEEEDEGSNNNNRGGLTPEDEERRRRRRERNKIAATKCRLKKREKTVILVQESEILETQNHDLKSQIQELETQRRRLVDMLSLHGPTCLKQGGSDNSYQQFAEPVHLPSYQENFVQPPPALNQPQNCVTEYPVKVEEYEGDFYRQESPYVPTSDAGCTV
- the Atf3 gene encoding activating transcription factor 3 isoform X2, giving the protein MYNLNVNVNPSPMAAAGLLGVAAAEVTPRTPEIVNSLIAMTNPFEGYTNEKSRDRADSTSSGLKLTLQTKRRANGSGDDSKKRTKKEDGSADDEEEDEGSNNNNRGGLTPEDEERRRRRRERNKIAATKCRLKKREKTVILVQESEILETQNHDLKSQIQELETQRRRLVDMLSLHGPTCLKQGGSDNSYQQFAEPVHLPSYQENFVQPPPALNQPQNCVTEYPVKVEEYEGDFYRQESPYVPTSDAGCTV